Proteins from a single region of Verrucosispora sp. NA02020:
- a CDS encoding S8 family serine peptidase, whose translation MSKRFTVGVVATAAALALTVTGLGVPASAEPTTVRTFTVVAEDGFSADAALAAIRSAGGTVVSRTDEVGVFQVTSDRADFATKATAAAALIGAAEQKAIGRKPKLDRVEQEHLLAVAAAKGTGKQRGKKLDPLDDKLWGLEMIRADKARKIEPGDRRVTVGVLDTGVDAAHPDIAPNFNWALSRNFAPDIPEIDGECEVASCLDPAGTDDGGHGTHVAGTIGAAANGFGLSGVAPKVSLVNLKGGQDSGYFFLNPVVNALLHAGRSGLDVVNMSFYVDPWLYNCTANPADSPEAQAAQRATIRAMKRALTYAHNRGVTLVGALGNNHEDLGDPRTDVSSPNYGDVAPYPREIDNDSCWDLPAEGPHVISVSSVGPSGKKADYSNYGTEQTAVAAPGGWFRDGFGTDTFRTDANMILSTYPKKVLQEEGTVDEAGNVVPGAETFVFKECKANGQCGYYTYLQGTSMAAPHASGVAALIVSRFGKPQGRGGFGLAPKLVEKHLLRTATERACPEPRLQTYTDEGRPAEFDAYCDGSVNFNGFYGHGIIDAYAAVTAPLRR comes from the coding sequence GTGAGCAAGCGCTTCACCGTCGGTGTCGTCGCGACCGCGGCGGCACTGGCACTCACGGTGACGGGTTTGGGCGTGCCGGCCAGCGCCGAGCCGACGACCGTCCGAACGTTCACCGTGGTCGCGGAGGACGGGTTCTCCGCCGACGCGGCCCTCGCCGCGATCCGGTCGGCCGGCGGGACCGTGGTGTCCCGCACCGACGAGGTCGGCGTGTTCCAGGTGACCAGTGACCGGGCCGACTTCGCGACGAAGGCGACGGCCGCCGCTGCTCTGATCGGCGCCGCCGAGCAGAAGGCGATCGGCCGCAAGCCCAAGCTGGACCGGGTCGAGCAGGAACACCTGCTGGCCGTGGCCGCCGCGAAGGGGACCGGTAAGCAGCGGGGCAAGAAGCTGGACCCACTCGACGACAAGCTCTGGGGCCTGGAGATGATCCGGGCCGACAAGGCGCGCAAGATCGAGCCGGGCGACCGTCGGGTGACCGTCGGTGTGCTGGACACCGGCGTCGACGCCGCCCACCCGGACATCGCGCCCAACTTCAACTGGGCCCTGTCGCGCAACTTCGCCCCGGACATCCCCGAGATCGACGGGGAGTGCGAGGTGGCGAGCTGCCTCGACCCGGCCGGCACCGACGACGGCGGGCACGGTACGCACGTCGCCGGCACCATCGGTGCCGCCGCCAACGGCTTCGGCCTCTCCGGCGTCGCCCCGAAGGTCTCCCTGGTCAACCTCAAGGGCGGCCAGGACTCCGGGTACTTCTTCCTGAACCCGGTGGTCAACGCGCTGCTGCACGCCGGCCGGTCGGGCCTGGACGTGGTGAACATGTCGTTCTACGTCGACCCGTGGCTCTATAACTGCACCGCCAACCCGGCCGACTCCCCGGAGGCGCAGGCGGCGCAGCGGGCCACCATCCGCGCCATGAAGCGGGCCCTGACCTATGCCCACAACCGGGGCGTGACCCTGGTCGGCGCGCTCGGCAACAACCACGAGGACCTGGGCGACCCCCGGACCGACGTGTCCAGCCCGAACTACGGTGACGTCGCGCCGTACCCCCGGGAGATCGACAACGACAGCTGCTGGGACCTGCCCGCCGAGGGGCCGCACGTGATCAGCGTGTCCTCGGTCGGCCCGTCCGGCAAGAAGGCCGACTACTCCAACTACGGCACCGAGCAGACGGCGGTGGCCGCACCGGGTGGATGGTTCCGCGACGGGTTCGGCACCGACACGTTCCGCACCGACGCCAACATGATCCTCTCCACCTACCCGAAGAAGGTGCTCCAGGAGGAGGGGACGGTCGACGAGGCCGGCAACGTGGTGCCGGGCGCCGAGACCTTCGTGTTCAAGGAGTGCAAGGCCAACGGGCAGTGCGGCTACTACACGTACCTCCAGGGCACCTCGATGGCCGCTCCGCACGCCTCCGGCGTGGCCGCGCTCATCGTGAGCAGGTTCGGCAAGCCGCAGGGCCGGGGCGGCTTCGGCCTGGCTCCGAAGCTGGTCGAGAAGCACCTGCTCCGCACCGCCACCGAGCGGGCCTGCCCCGAACCTCGGTTGCAGACCTACACCGACGAGGGCCGGCCGGCCGAGTTCGACGCGTACTGCGACGGTTCGGTGAACTTCAACGGCTTCTACGGCCACGGCATCATCGACGCGTACGCGGCGGTGACCGCCCCGCTGCGCCGGTGA